A genomic region of Canis lupus baileyi chromosome 17, mCanLup2.hap1, whole genome shotgun sequence contains the following coding sequences:
- the LOC140607789 gene encoding uncharacterized protein has translation MTCEPAVRAVLGSLLLYVTELQARPPEPPPAMRAEGTRSRVGRPSETQNTQRRPTCFQLLQARFMGTGREPRLKKTQEVGRLIFKDKQGPSRSLVTTTINKLLEKAREGASCPTRDRETLRSQKPRQGSPTRKGTVKNILKIFLAAEQRNVHEEPNAAKGPPPTPAPKRGSVLSRLREKFEQSGCLCSEAGVLPLRKDGRKKKNLQKRRLHRPETRVLCTATMTSTCIRTPLARFLACTAEPRLALNIATVVCRPRSWLSHCAKIRHSDRGRVPEGSKTAGQGQPAGGAPADRLHMALLGGEPVPCPVSPRGREPMVPLLQPACSGQAGAVGGGRMGEPPAGDATQYTWEPGEAGAGAGRAPEVALMVCSSEDETEGVTLGSEGDPLFAVQETFPEQKTVGHIPPLPAPAVQALWRTQSAMEPPQVTVTRPVVYKMPPSPATPKTAEPPQVTATQPDTCKVQPPPATLPKTAEPPQVTATQPDTCKVQPPPATLPKTTKPPQVTAMQPDTCKVQPPPATLPKTTKPPHVTATQPDTCKVQPPPATLPKTMEPPQVTATQPDTCKVQPPPATLPKTTKPPQVTATQPDTCKVQPPPATLPKTTKPPQVTATQPDTCKVQPPPATLPKTTKPPQVTIPSARGTTSVGQDLLAAAPQKYPTQGKETTHSFGAPKELQHPEGMAGEAMSELACEKHQLPTSHDKPIHGGDAPWHHPTASENQRSGDSPLAPGHEQGLPPDRGRPAGISALLEAPLSDRTRSDSPTSMDKKVLCGRELRGPPLRASARPGPQAAGSTGPSLGGYRPASFGKCLKPSTEIPRLVVATGAVESHGTPVLGNTVNAVNSEAREQNPVHEGESLAAGALAQATSQPHSSAPAGSWRHLLGAAESGARGGSGHHQAETPESPAAVPLEAAGTPHKNVVAEGEASTVAGGRGAAAAHRSPWGADMTPGPGWAHPTAKSRGAVGSPPLPPENQQAQEDKRVLPKIQGLPRAGAPCRPPSPQAAAEGQWAGRAPPKCPSVQAQPLPASIPRAGVWEGAKVRDRRRPWSGLGMLEDRAMGPTRLDGAPKEGAALCGRKAGSHAAEEGQMWPWRVEGGSGTKVGARGVETGPHHTEKGPEHAREQQAQRAEHLPGGPGAQAGENQAPPPPESLGHLALAQASRMSPHIWAGPPHNSSEAVAVADVSGRSQGAPSASQGGPGAPHEVGRNQRSSSPKPVLGFMVPAPRPGGCQMTRAPTEEGSPHTMEAEKGALAHEHRTRLARFAKYRAQSFGDQRSFDLSFRPTTIRASDTFELPK, from the coding sequence ATGACGTGTGAGCCGGCTGTCCGTGCTGTCCTCGGCAGTCTTCTGCTCTATGTCACCGAGCTCCAGGCCAGGCCACCAGAGCCTCCTCCTGCCATGAGGGCAGAGGGCACAAGGAGCAGGGTGGGCCGCCCCTCTGAGACCCAGAACACCCAGCGGCGGCCTACATGCTTCCAGCTCCTGCAGGCCAGGTTCATGGGCACTGGCCGCGAGCCCCGTCTCAAGAAGACCCAGGAGGTGGGGAGGCTGATTTTCAAGGACAAGCAGGGGCCCAGCAGGAGCCTGGTGACCACCACCATCAACAAGCTCCTGGAGAAGGCACGGGAGGGTGCCAGCTGCCCCACGCGGGACCGGGAGACGCTCCGCAGCCAGAAGCCGCGGCAAGGCTCCCCCACCAGGAAGGGCACCGTGAAAAACATCCTGAAGATATTCTTGGCCGCAGAGCAGAGGAATGTACATGAGGAGCCCAATGCTGCCAAGGGGCCCCCACCAACACCGGCCCCCAAGAGGGGCTCTGTGCTGTCCAGGCTGCGGGAGAAGTTTGAGCAGAGTGGCTGTCTCTGTTCCGAGGCCGGCGTGCTGCCGCTCCGCAAGgatgggaggaagaagaagaacctGCAGAAGAGGAGGCTGCACCGGCCCGAAACCCGCGTGCTCTGCACGGCCACCATGACCAGCACCTGCATCCGCACGCCGCTAGCCCGCTTCCTGGCCTGCACTGCTGAGCCCAGGCTGGCCTTGAACATCGCCACCGTCGTCTGTCGCCCCAGAAGCTGGCTGTCCCACTGTGCCAAAATCCGCCACTCTGATCGGGGGCGTGTGCCCGAGGGGAGTAAGACAGCAGGACAGGGGCAGCCAGCTGGGGGTGCTCCCGCAGACAGACTGCACATGGCACTCCTGGGTGGGGAGCCAGTCCCCTGTCCTGTCTCCCCCAGGGGCCGTGAGCCCATGGTACCCCTCCTCCAACCAGCCTGCTCAGGGCAAGCCGGAGCAGTGGGAGGGGGCAGGATGGGGGAACCCCCGGCAGGGGACGCCACACAGTACacctgggagcctggggaagCCGGGGCAGGAGCTGGCAGGGCCCCTGAGGTTGCCTTGATGGTTTGCAGTTCTGAGGATGAAACAGAAGGAGTGACTCTAGGCTCTGAGGGAGACCCTCTGTTCGCGGTCCAGGAGACTTTCCCAGAACAGAAGACTGTGGGACATATCCCACCACTGCCGGCGCCCGCGGTCCAGGCCCTGTGGCGGACACAGTCAGCCATGGAGCCTCCCCAGGTAACCGTCACGCGGCCTGTTGTGTACAAAATGCCACCTTCTCCTGCCACGCCCAAGACCGCGGAGCCTCCCCAGGTAACCGCCACGCAGCCGGACACATGCAAAGTGCAACCACCTCCTGCCACGCTGCCCAAGACCGCGGAGCCTCCCCAGGTAACCGCCACGCAGCCGGACACATGCAAAGTGCAACCACCTCCTGCCACGCTGCCCAAGACCACGAAGCCTCCCCAGGTAACCGCCATGCAGCCGGACACGTGCAAAGTGCAACCAcctcctgccacgctgccaaagaCCACGAAGCCTCCCCACGTAACCGCCACACAGCCAGACACGTGCAAAGTGCAACCAcctcctgccacgctgccaaagaCCATGGAGCCTCCCCAGGTAACCGCCACGCAGCCGGACACGTGCAAAGTGCAACCACCTCCTGCCACGCTGCCCAAGACCACGAAGCCTCCCCAGGTAACCGCCACGCAGCCGGACACGTGCAAAGTGCAACCACCTCCTGCCACGCTGCCCAAGACCACGAAGCCTCCCCAGGTAACCGCCACGCAGCCGGACACGTGCAAAGTGCAACCACCTCCTGCCACGCTGCCCAAGACCACGAAGCCTCCCCAGGTAACCATTCCATCTGCAAGGGGCACCACCAGTGTGGGGCAGGACCTCCTCGCGGCAGCTCCACAGAAATATCCCACCCAGGGAAAGGAGACCACTCATAGCTTTGGGGCTCCCAAGGAGCTCCAGCATCCTGAGGGTATGGCAGGAGAGGCCATGTCTGAGCTAGCCTGTGAGAAGCATCAGCTGCCAACGTCACATGACAAGCCGATCCATGGAGGGGATGCCCCATGGCATCATCCCACAGCCTCGGAGAATCAACGAAGTGGGGACAGCCCCTTGGCTCCGGGCCATGAGCAAGGGCTGCCTCCCGACAGGGGACGCCCAGCGGGCATCTCGGCACTGCTAGAGGCCCCCCTCAGTGACAGGACCAGGTCTGACAGTCCAACCTCCATGGACAAGAAGGTCCTGTGTGGGCGAGAGCTCAGGGGACCACCTCTAAGGGCCTCTGCCCGGCCCGGCCCACAGGCAGCAGGGAGCACCGGCCCCAGCCTTGGTGGCTACAGACCCGCCTCCTTTGGCAAATGTCTGAAACCAAGCACTGAAATCCCCAGGCTGGTGGTGGCCACTGGGGCCGTGGAGAGTCATGGCACACCAGTGCTGGGTAACACCGTGAATGCAGTAAACAGCGAGGCCAGAGAGCAGAACCCTGTGCACGAAGGAGAGAGCCTGGCAGCAGGAGCTCTGGCCCAGGCCACCAGCCAGCCACACAGCTCGGCCCCAGCCGGGTCCTGGAGGCACCTGCTTGGAGCAGCTGAGAGTGGTGCCCGTGGAGGCTCAGGGCATCACCAGGCTGAGACCCCCGAGTCCCCGGCTGCTGTTCCACTGGAGGCGGCGGGCACCCCGCATAAGAATGTCGTGGCCGAGGGTGAAGCTAGCACagtggcaggaggcagaggggccgCAGCTGCTCACAGGAGCCCCTGGGGGGCTGACATGaccccaggcccaggctgggcTCACCCCACGGCCAAGAGCAGGGGTGCAGTGGGGTCCCCACCTTTGCCTCCCGAGAACCAACAGGCCCAGGAGGACAAGCGCGTCCTGCCCAAAATCCAGGGTCTTCCCCgagctggggctccctgcaggcctcCATCACCCCAGGCAGCAGCTGAAGGGCAGTGGGCAGGCAGGGCCCCTCCAAAGTGCCCCAGTGTCCAGGCACAGCCACTGCCCGCGTCCATCCCGAGGGCTGGTGTCTGGGAGGGAGCCAAGGTCAGGGACAGGCGTCGGCCGTGGTCAGGCCTAGGGATGCTGGAGGATAGGGCCATGGGGCCCACGAGGCTAGACGGTGCTCCCAAGGAGGGGGCAGCTCTGTGCGGCCGGAAGGCTGGGTCACATGCTGCAGAAGAGGGTCAGATGTGGCCCTGGAGGGTCGAGGGGGGCAGTGGCACTAAGGTGGGGGCCAGGGGGGTGGAGACTGGTCCCCATCACACTGAGAAGGGCCCAGAACATGCACGGGAGCAGCAGGCACAGCGTGCAGAGCACCTTCCGGGGGGACCTGGTGCCCAGGCTGGAGAGAACCAAGCACCTCCCCCTCCAGagagtctggggcacctggcacTGGCACAGGCCAGCAGGATGTCACCCCACATCTGGGCGGGCCCACCCCACAACTCATCAGAGGCTGTGGCTGTGGCAGATGTGAGTGGGAGGTCCCAGGGAGCCCCCAGCGCTAGCCAAGGGGGGCCTGGAGCCCCACACGAGGTGGGCAGGAACCAGCGGTCCTCCAGCCCCAAGCCAGTGCTTGGCTTCATGGTGCCCGCACCCAGGCCTGGGGGCTGCCAGATGACCCGTGCCCCAACCGAGGAGGGGTCCCCACACACCATGGAGGCAGAGAAAGGTGCACTGGCACATGAACACCGCACAAGGTTGGCGCGCTTTGCAAAGTACAGAGCCCAAAGCTTCGGCGACCAGAGGTCCTTCGATTTGTCCTTCAGGCCAACGACAATCAGGGCCAGTGACACCTTTGAACTTCCAAAGTGA